CCCAATCAACCTGAAACATTCACAATCAACTTTATATCACTGACAACTGGTAGTAGGGCAAAACTAGGTTAAGATATTTCACTCATAAACTTTGAAACTGATGATTACCACGTTAAAGTTGCAACATCATTGCATGTATGCAAAATAGCATTATGAGCGTGGTGTAAAAGGAGCATGCTTGTATTACATGTTTATAAGTGAAGAGTAGGGTTTTTACATGTTTTCGTGTCAATTTCACTGCGACGTACATGACGGCTCATAGTGCGAAGCTGATGGCTACACTTAGGGCACCTGGGCCTATCTGAGACATCGCGCCATTCTCTGCCGTGCATTATCCACTTGCAACAAGCACCACACCAGTAACGAGTGTTGTAGCGTGAAGACATGGCAGTATATGTCTGTTTTTGGACATATTAGCGTTTACGTCGCAAACGTTTTTTAGCCACACCACCAATTCACAATAAAGCACATTCATTGGAGAGGCCAAACATTTCAGAAAAAACCCATAAAAAAACAGTAACCATGCCCCAGCAACCAGAAATAAACATAGGAACAATCGGTCATGTAGATCATGGAAAAACCACATTAGTACAAGCCTTATCGGGCGTGTGGGCTGCCAAACACAGCGAAGAATTGAGACGAGGTATCACAATAAAGCTTGGATATGCTGACGCCTCCGTGTACAAATGCCCAAAATGTGACATCCCAGAATGCTACTCCACGGAGCCAAAATGTCCAGCTTGCGGCACAAAATGCGAATTTCAAAGAGCTGTCAGTTTCGTAGACGCCCCTGGACACGAGGCGCTAATGGCAACAATGCTTTCTGGCGCTGCCATAATGGACGGTGCAATACTCGTCATCGCTGCAGATGAACCTTGTCCACAACCCCAAACACGCGAACATTTAGCAGCCATACAAATTGTCGGCATAGATAAAATAATTATCGTTCAAAACAAGATAGACATAGTTGACGAAAAAAGAGTCATGGAAAGCTATCGCGAAATCACCGAATTCGTCAAAGACACAATTGCAGAGGACGCTCCCGTCATCCCAATCTCAGCTCAACATGCTGTTAATATCGATGCCCTCGTCCAAGCCATCGAAGAACACATTCCTACACCCAAACGCGACATAACAAAGTCTCCTCTAATGTACATCGTCCGTTCCTTCGATATCAACAAACCAGGAACCTCCATTGACGACTTAGTAGGCGGCGTTATAGGCGGCAGCATTATACAAGGACAATTCAAAATGGGCAACGAAATAGAAATCCGCCCAGGCATACGAGTGGAAAAGCAAGGCCAAAGCGTATATGAACCTTTACACACCGAAATTGTTAGCCTTCGAGCGGGTGGAAAAGACATGGACGAAGCACAATGCGGAGGCCTAGTGGGAATAGGAACGATGCTCGACCCATCTTTAACCAAGGCAGACAGTCTCACTGGAAACCTAGTTGGGCTGCCTGAGAAGCTTCCTCCAACAACATCAGAGCTTACCGTAGAAACGCATTTTTTTGAACGTGCAATAGGAACGAAAGAAATGATTGTGATAGACAGAATACATCTCAAAGAAAGCCTCCTTTTAGACATAGGAACAACAATCACTGTAGGCGAAGTCGTTTCAGTCAAAGGAGATGAGGCGACATTAAAGCTGGGACGTCCAGTGTGCGTCGAAAAGGGAACGCGCGCAGCGTTAAGCAGGAAAGTAGCTGGAAGATGGCGATTAATCGGCTATGGTATAGTTAAGCAAATTGGAAACAAGCGCAAAGCTACAACACAAGAGAAACCTCAAGGATAAAGGGAAAAAAAGTTTGTCTTTAAAAAAATCAAGAAAGGTATTAAGGGTCATATTGGACTCAAGTTTTCTCTTTATTCCTTGCCAATTCAACGTAGATATTTTTGAAGAGCTAGCAAAAATTCTAAATCGACGGTTTGAACCAATAATCCTCTCTCCGACCTACAAAGAGTTGCAGAGAATAACTGAAAGCCGATCAACGAAATTGCGTCGACAAGCAACTTTTGCTTTGAAGTTTACTCAAAAATG
This genomic stretch from Candidatus Bathyarchaeota archaeon harbors:
- a CDS encoding translation initiation factor IF-2 subunit gamma, whose product is MPQQPEINIGTIGHVDHGKTTLVQALSGVWAAKHSEELRRGITIKLGYADASVYKCPKCDIPECYSTEPKCPACGTKCEFQRAVSFVDAPGHEALMATMLSGAAIMDGAILVIAADEPCPQPQTREHLAAIQIVGIDKIIIVQNKIDIVDEKRVMESYREITEFVKDTIAEDAPVIPISAQHAVNIDALVQAIEEHIPTPKRDITKSPLMYIVRSFDINKPGTSIDDLVGGVIGGSIIQGQFKMGNEIEIRPGIRVEKQGQSVYEPLHTEIVSLRAGGKDMDEAQCGGLVGIGTMLDPSLTKADSLTGNLVGLPEKLPPTTSELTVETHFFERAIGTKEMIVIDRIHLKESLLLDIGTTITVGEVVSVKGDEATLKLGRPVCVEKGTRAALSRKVAGRWRLIGYGIVKQIGNKRKATTQEKPQG
- a CDS encoding DNA-binding protein, which gives rise to MSLKKSRKVLRVILDSSFLFIPCQFNVDIFEELAKILNRRFEPIILSPTYKELQRITESRSTKLRRQATFALKFTQKCRQIAAERDEGESHDDIIVRVSTELNCCVATNDRVLRKRLRRKNVPVIYLRQKSHLAVDGAI